The proteins below come from a single Microbacterium sp. SLBN-154 genomic window:
- a CDS encoding HNH endonuclease signature motif containing protein, which produces MDADEKRRRAEDKRAGVFADELAKLRRRRAALEAKETRLLADAYALTLEQRSRVGSVSSRERDLPLRSMALELGMAVRVNDRSMQSQMHDAHELIALFPQTMEALVEGRVSRAHAQVIQDAGRVIEDAADRAAFERIVLVEAERQTVPRTKKYAIQRAAVLDPRPLQERHDRAVRERRVWVTDLDDAMSTLTILGTNVYIHGAYNRLTGQGTTIKDVDRAKRRAYAAAQAEAGRAGGSGAGFGLGGDAGDRGGGSSGSGSGSGDNGAADGDAEPWFDDRILDEIRCDLALDMLLTGSPVIDPTDPITGGLGAIRAEVQITLPITTLTGVTGSGAELNGVTPVDPETARRMAGTARVWDRVMTDPITGVVTAVDRYTPHPSQTRFLNARDVTCRTPGCRRPAKLCDKDHSRDFALGGPTSNDNLCNECVRHHTLKHATNWHVEQLPGGILTFTSPGGKIYDSHPPSRVAFVPTDDGRLAVAPF; this is translated from the coding sequence GTGGATGCGGACGAGAAGCGGCGGCGGGCGGAGGATAAGCGCGCCGGGGTGTTCGCGGATGAGCTGGCGAAGCTGCGTCGTCGTCGGGCGGCGCTGGAGGCGAAGGAGACCCGTTTGCTGGCGGACGCGTATGCGTTGACGCTGGAGCAGCGGTCGCGGGTGGGGTCGGTGTCGTCGCGGGAGCGGGACTTGCCGTTGCGGTCGATGGCGCTGGAGCTGGGGATGGCGGTGCGGGTGAATGACCGGTCGATGCAGTCGCAGATGCATGACGCGCACGAGTTGATCGCGTTGTTCCCCCAGACGATGGAAGCCCTCGTGGAGGGGCGGGTCAGTCGTGCGCATGCGCAGGTGATCCAAGACGCCGGCCGGGTGATCGAGGATGCCGCCGACCGGGCCGCGTTCGAACGCATCGTGCTCGTTGAAGCGGAACGTCAGACGGTGCCGAGGACGAAGAAGTACGCCATCCAGCGCGCCGCGGTCCTGGACCCACGGCCCCTGCAGGAGCGGCATGACCGGGCGGTGCGGGAACGGCGGGTGTGGGTGACCGACCTGGATGATGCGATGTCGACGTTGACGATTCTCGGTACGAACGTCTATATCCACGGCGCCTACAACCGACTGACCGGGCAGGGCACCACGATCAAGGACGTCGACCGCGCGAAGCGGCGTGCGTACGCCGCCGCACAGGCCGAGGCGGGGAGGGCGGGCGGTAGCGGGGCCGGATTTGGACTCGGCGGCGACGCGGGCGACCGCGGCGGCGGCAGCAGCGGTAGCGGCAGCGGCAGCGGCGACAACGGTGCCGCAGATGGTGATGCCGAGCCGTGGTTCGATGACCGGATCCTGGATGAGATCCGCTGCGACCTCGCCCTGGACATGCTCCTGACCGGCTCCCCGGTGATCGACCCCACCGACCCCATCACCGGCGGGCTCGGCGCCATCCGGGCCGAAGTTCAGATCACACTCCCGATCACCACGCTGACAGGGGTTACCGGGTCGGGGGCGGAATTGAACGGGGTCACCCCGGTCGACCCCGAGACCGCAAGACGGATGGCCGGAACCGCGAGGGTGTGGGACCGGGTGATGACCGACCCCATCACGGGCGTGGTGACCGCGGTCGACAGGTACACCCCGCATCCATCCCAAACCCGGTTCCTCAACGCCAGAGACGTCACCTGCCGAACACCGGGATGTCGAAGGCCCGCGAAACTCTGCGACAAGGATCACTCGAGGGACTTCGCGTTGGGCGGACCAACGTCCAACGACAACCTCTGCAACGAATGCGTCAGACACCACACGCTCAAGCACGCGACGAACTGGCACGTCGAACAGCTCCCCGGCGGCATCCTGACCTTCACCAGTCCGGGTGGGAAGATCTACGACAGCCATCCACCCTCACGGGTCGCGTTCGTCCCCACCGACGACGGCCGACTCGCGGTCGCACCCTTCTGA
- a CDS encoding DUF6351 family protein, producing the protein MTSARARLWACTTATVALLASVLTPVAAFAAPPDAAIEVLSGRADSVSGGDALIGISGVTDEMRVTAAGADVTAAFAPLDGRLVGEVTGLPVGVSEITVTSATGAEVASLEVENHPVTGPVFSGPQHPMYCTASGAPWNLGPVDEDCHVEEAVVSYRYRTTGGHFANYPTDGSTPADVATTTTIEGDTVPYVVRIERGTINRAVYETAMLHQPIEPEPTPFASPAGWNGRLAYTFGGACGVGYWQGSSTGGVENDLLLSRGYAVASATFNVYAQNCNDVTSAETAMMVKEHVVEQLGPVTYTIGSGGSAGTMQQLLLSNNYPGILDGVLGEIGYPDERSTTIGGHDCRGLLGYWNSPAGAGWTDAQKLAVTGHATTGTCFGFTFFDGVDDPNRGCNPAIPVEDRWSPTNPDGLRCTIADMVKNVYGTDEQGRGLRVEPDNVGIQYGLNALADGVITAEQFLSLNENIGGIDVDGARTAERSEASVEAIERAFATGRVNMMTGGLETIPVIEIRNYTDPTGDFHERYRSAIIRERMLQAWGDADTHVNWTGPNNGPATAGMRAEALTQLEAWLDAIVEAGGSGDRARTVAARPAGLSDGCFDAQGGFISEVLDYDDPTTTCNTLYPYHSQPRAEAGMPLSAEVLKCQLTEPVRGEYPEMTDDEWNRLTALFDTGVCDYTQPSQDFTELEGTWLDFGDTEVAALDGVGITGSARLGAELIATGTSSTAEATLSYQWFADGQPIEGATGATYVVEPGVAGAAITVRVTASAPGFVDRSVVSDPTLRVLQATTPTIDGTPVVGERLTAVPGAWTEGAKLTYQWYVGDRAIRGQNKPTLKVSAAYLKQPLSVEVTGALDGYETVTLRSEPTLKTALATEGFVIGLPWVGTKVTAVAGVWTPGTSISYQWLRDGEPIPGATGRQYTLTRDDRGASISVAVTGTLEGYPTVTLESRNAVRLR; encoded by the coding sequence ATGACCTCTGCTCGAGCGCGCCTGTGGGCGTGTACGACCGCGACGGTGGCGCTCCTCGCCTCCGTCCTCACCCCGGTGGCGGCCTTCGCCGCACCACCAGACGCCGCCATTGAGGTGCTCTCCGGACGCGCCGACAGCGTCTCGGGCGGCGACGCCCTCATCGGCATCTCCGGTGTCACCGACGAGATGCGTGTCACCGCAGCCGGCGCGGATGTCACCGCGGCGTTCGCGCCGCTCGACGGCAGACTCGTCGGCGAGGTCACGGGCCTCCCGGTCGGCGTCAGCGAGATCACGGTGACCTCGGCGACGGGGGCCGAGGTTGCGAGCCTCGAGGTCGAGAACCACCCGGTCACCGGTCCGGTCTTCTCCGGCCCGCAGCATCCGATGTACTGCACCGCGTCGGGCGCGCCCTGGAATCTGGGTCCGGTCGACGAGGACTGCCACGTCGAGGAAGCGGTCGTGTCCTATCGCTACCGCACCACCGGCGGACACTTCGCGAACTACCCGACCGACGGCTCGACCCCGGCGGATGTCGCCACCACGACGACCATCGAGGGTGACACGGTTCCCTACGTCGTCCGCATCGAGCGAGGCACCATCAATCGCGCGGTGTACGAGACCGCGATGCTGCACCAGCCCATCGAGCCCGAACCCACCCCGTTCGCGAGCCCCGCGGGATGGAACGGGCGCCTCGCGTACACCTTCGGCGGCGCCTGCGGCGTCGGGTACTGGCAGGGGTCGTCCACCGGCGGCGTCGAGAACGACCTCCTCCTCAGCCGCGGGTACGCGGTGGCGTCGGCGACCTTCAACGTCTACGCCCAGAACTGCAACGACGTCACGAGCGCCGAGACCGCGATGATGGTCAAGGAGCACGTCGTCGAGCAGCTCGGCCCCGTGACGTACACGATCGGCTCGGGCGGATCGGCGGGGACCATGCAGCAGCTGCTCCTGTCGAACAACTACCCCGGCATCCTCGACGGCGTCCTGGGCGAGATCGGCTACCCCGACGAGCGCTCGACCACCATCGGCGGACACGACTGCCGCGGTCTGCTCGGCTACTGGAACTCGCCCGCCGGAGCCGGCTGGACCGACGCGCAGAAGCTCGCCGTCACCGGCCACGCCACCACGGGCACGTGCTTCGGCTTCACCTTCTTCGACGGTGTCGACGACCCCAACCGCGGCTGCAACCCCGCGATCCCGGTCGAGGACCGGTGGTCGCCGACCAACCCCGACGGCCTCCGGTGCACAATCGCCGACATGGTGAAGAACGTCTACGGCACCGACGAACAGGGCCGCGGCCTGCGCGTGGAGCCCGACAACGTCGGCATCCAGTACGGATTGAACGCCCTCGCGGACGGGGTGATCACCGCCGAGCAGTTCCTGTCGCTCAACGAGAACATCGGCGGCATCGACGTCGACGGCGCCCGCACGGCAGAGCGCTCCGAGGCGAGCGTCGAAGCGATCGAGCGGGCGTTCGCCACGGGCCGGGTCAACATGATGACCGGCGGACTGGAGACCATTCCGGTGATCGAGATCCGCAACTACACCGACCCGACGGGCGACTTTCACGAGCGGTACCGGTCCGCCATCATCCGTGAGCGGATGCTGCAGGCCTGGGGTGATGCCGACACCCACGTCAACTGGACCGGCCCCAACAACGGCCCGGCGACGGCGGGGATGCGTGCCGAAGCGCTGACCCAGCTCGAGGCGTGGCTCGACGCGATCGTCGAGGCGGGAGGGTCGGGGGATCGTGCCCGCACCGTCGCCGCACGGCCCGCGGGCCTGAGCGACGGGTGCTTCGATGCCCAGGGCGGCTTCATCTCCGAGGTGCTGGACTACGACGACCCCACCACCACGTGCAACACGCTGTATCCCTACCACTCGCAGCCGCGAGCGGAGGCGGGGATGCCGCTGTCGGCCGAGGTGCTGAAGTGCCAGCTCACCGAGCCGGTGCGGGGCGAGTACCCCGAGATGACCGATGACGAGTGGAACCGTCTCACGGCGCTGTTCGACACCGGTGTCTGCGACTACACCCAGCCGAGCCAGGACTTCACCGAGCTGGAGGGCACCTGGCTGGACTTCGGCGACACCGAGGTGGCAGCGCTCGACGGTGTGGGGATCACCGGCAGCGCGCGTCTGGGTGCCGAGCTCATCGCGACCGGCACCTCGTCGACCGCGGAGGCGACGCTGTCGTACCAGTGGTTCGCCGACGGGCAACCGATCGAGGGTGCGACCGGAGCGACCTACGTCGTCGAACCAGGCGTTGCCGGTGCGGCGATCACGGTGCGGGTGACGGCATCGGCGCCCGGTTTCGTCGACCGCAGCGTCGTGTCGGACCCCACCCTTCGAGTGCTGCAGGCCACGACGCCGACGATCGACGGCACGCCGGTGGTCGGAGAGCGGCTCACCGCGGTGCCGGGCGCCTGGACCGAGGGGGCGAAGCTGACCTACCAGTGGTACGTCGGCGACCGGGCGATCCGCGGACAGAACAAGCCGACGCTGAAGGTCAGCGCGGCCTATCTGAAGCAGCCCCTGAGCGTCGAGGTGACCGGCGCGCTCGACGGCTACGAGACGGTGACGCTGCGGTCGGAGCCGACGCTGAAGACGGCGCTCGCGACGGAGGGCTTCGTCATCGGCCTGCCGTGGGTGGGGACCAAGGTCACCGCGGTGGCCGGGGTTTGGACCCCCGGCACGTCGATCAGCTACCAGTGGCTCCGCGACGGGGAGCCGATCCCCGGTGCGACCGGCCGCCAGTACACGCTCACGAGGGATGACCGCGGCGCGAGCATCTCGGTCGCGGTCACCGGCACGCTGGAGGGGTACCCGACGGTCACCCTCGAATCGCGCAACGCGGTGCGACTGCGCTGA
- a CDS encoding 5-methyltetrahydropteroyltriglutamate--homocysteine S-methyltransferase, with product MSTPPFRADIVGSFLRPPALAEARARHAVGELDAEGLRVAEDTAIAELVVQQADAGLQLATDGEFRRSWWHFDFFGLLDGVEIVELDHGIQFQGVQTRPRGIEITGPIGFSPQHPFLDHYRSLASLLERTTGAVPKFSIPAPTVLDFRLEPGHIDAGTYGGRDDIVDDLVTAYRDALQAFYDAGARYLQFDDTAWAYLCSEEELAKAASRGIRTDGIAERYADLLNRILEGRPDDLTVTTHVCRGNFRSTWISSGGYEPVAEQLLGVVDYDGYFLEYDSERAGGFEPLRFLPEGDKTVVLGLITTKSGALEDPDAVRRRIDEAAAFAPLGQLALSPQCGFASTEEGNLLTEDEQWAKIREVVAVADAVWG from the coding sequence ATGTCCACGCCACCGTTCCGCGCCGACATCGTCGGCAGCTTCCTCCGTCCGCCCGCGCTCGCCGAGGCGCGCGCGCGTCACGCCGTCGGTGAGTTGGATGCCGAGGGGCTGCGGGTCGCCGAGGACACCGCGATCGCCGAACTCGTCGTGCAGCAGGCGGATGCGGGGCTGCAGCTCGCCACCGACGGGGAATTCCGTCGCTCGTGGTGGCACTTCGACTTCTTCGGCCTTCTCGACGGCGTCGAGATCGTCGAGCTCGATCACGGCATCCAGTTCCAGGGGGTGCAGACCCGGCCGCGGGGCATCGAGATCACCGGGCCGATCGGGTTCAGCCCGCAGCATCCGTTCCTCGACCACTATCGGTCGCTGGCGTCGCTTCTGGAGCGGACGACCGGCGCCGTGCCCAAGTTCTCCATCCCCGCGCCGACCGTGCTCGACTTCCGCCTCGAGCCGGGGCACATCGACGCGGGCACCTACGGCGGGCGTGACGACATCGTCGACGACCTCGTCACGGCCTATCGCGATGCTCTGCAGGCGTTCTACGACGCGGGCGCCCGGTATCTGCAGTTCGACGACACCGCCTGGGCCTACCTCTGTTCCGAGGAGGAGCTGGCCAAGGCGGCGAGCCGTGGCATCCGCACCGACGGCATCGCCGAGCGGTACGCCGATCTTCTGAACCGCATTCTCGAGGGGCGGCCCGACGACCTCACCGTCACCACGCACGTGTGCCGCGGCAACTTCCGGTCGACGTGGATCTCATCGGGCGGATACGAGCCGGTCGCCGAGCAGCTTCTGGGAGTGGTCGACTACGACGGCTATTTCCTGGAGTACGACAGCGAGCGCGCGGGCGGCTTCGAGCCGCTGCGGTTCCTGCCCGAGGGCGACAAGACGGTGGTGCTCGGGCTGATCACGACGAAGAGCGGTGCGCTGGAGGATCCGGATGCCGTGCGCCGCCGTATCGACGAAGCCGCGGCGTTCGCACCCCTCGGGCAGTTGGCGCTCAGCCCGCAGTGCGGTTTCGCCTCGACGGAGGAGGGGAACCTGCTCACCGAGGACGAGCAGTGGGCGAAGATCCGCGAGGTCGTCGCCGTCGCCGACGCCGTCTGGGGCTGA
- a CDS encoding VOC family protein, whose product MASSENFDLAHIGGVELYTPKFDESLHFFRDLLAMRVVAEHGDSVYLRCWDEYQLYTLKLTASDTNGIGRTLFRTTSPEALERRVAAVEATGLGHGWREPEVGVGRSYEFEDPDGHLMALYYDTEHYISDDEDRPALKNQASAFPGRGVNARRMDHINYLASDVNASGEFWRDVMRSRESERVRLDDGRYGAWWFRFQQKSYDVVYSDDWTGERGRFHHFAFAPDTREDILKAADIFLENGVHIEFGPYKHAINQTFFIYVWEPGGNRIELANAGARLILDPDWPVVEWSQAERAKGQAWGAKTVPTFHTHGTPFVENQEEIDAAAMRGEPYKKP is encoded by the coding sequence ATGGCCAGCAGCGAGAACTTCGACCTCGCCCACATCGGCGGCGTCGAGCTGTACACCCCGAAGTTCGATGAGAGCCTGCACTTCTTCCGCGACCTGCTGGCGATGCGGGTCGTCGCCGAACACGGCGACTCCGTCTACCTGCGGTGCTGGGACGAGTATCAGCTGTACACGCTGAAGCTCACCGCGTCCGACACCAACGGCATCGGACGCACCCTCTTCCGCACCACCAGCCCCGAGGCGCTCGAGCGGCGTGTGGCCGCGGTCGAGGCGACCGGCCTCGGCCACGGCTGGCGCGAGCCCGAGGTGGGCGTGGGTCGATCGTACGAGTTCGAGGATCCCGACGGTCATCTGATGGCGCTGTACTACGACACCGAGCACTACATCTCGGATGACGAGGACCGGCCGGCGCTGAAGAACCAGGCCTCGGCGTTCCCCGGTCGCGGGGTCAACGCCCGCCGGATGGATCACATCAACTACCTCGCCTCCGATGTCAACGCCTCGGGCGAGTTCTGGCGCGACGTCATGCGTTCGCGCGAATCGGAGCGGGTGCGCCTGGACGACGGCCGCTACGGAGCCTGGTGGTTCCGGTTCCAGCAGAAGTCGTACGACGTGGTGTACTCCGACGACTGGACGGGCGAGAGGGGCCGGTTCCACCACTTCGCCTTCGCGCCCGACACCCGCGAAGACATCCTGAAGGCCGCCGACATCTTCCTCGAGAACGGCGTGCACATCGAGTTCGGGCCGTACAAGCACGCCATCAACCAGACGTTCTTCATCTACGTGTGGGAGCCGGGCGGCAATCGCATCGAGCTGGCCAACGCCGGCGCGCGACTCATCCTCGACCCCGACTGGCCGGTCGTGGAGTGGAGCCAGGCGGAGCGGGCGAAGGGTCAGGCCTGGGGGGCGAAGACCGTTCCCACCTTCCACACGCACGGCACCCCGTTCGTGGAGAACCAGGAGGAGATCGACGCCGCCGCCATGCGCGGCGAGCCCTACAAGAAGCCCTGA
- a CDS encoding PrpF domain-containing protein — MGSSDGVRCMLLRGGTSKGAYFVADDVPADPETRDDLLLRIMGTPDARQIDGLGGAHPLTSKVAIVRRSTEPDIDVDYLFLQIGVEEATVATTQTCGNLLAGVGPFAVERGLVEAEGDHAVIRIRLVNTGDVATATFPLENGMPRYDGEASIDGVPGTAAPIELESGGIRPLFPTGNVTDLVAGRTVTLVDNGMPVVLLRPEDVGATGRDTPEALEADAAVRAAVEEVRREAGPLMGLGDVADQTVPKMILVSPPAAGGAVATRAFIPHRVHSSIGVLMAASVAAAVCVPGAVGADGARLPEGEPDAGLAIDVEHPSGILTSRVRVAADDQGVWHATSASLRTARKIFDGTVFPRPRR, encoded by the coding sequence GTGGGCAGCAGTGACGGCGTCCGGTGCATGCTGCTGCGGGGCGGCACCTCGAAGGGGGCGTACTTCGTCGCTGATGACGTTCCGGCCGACCCCGAGACCCGCGACGACCTCCTGCTGCGGATCATGGGCACCCCCGATGCCCGGCAGATCGACGGACTCGGCGGCGCTCATCCGCTGACGTCGAAGGTTGCGATCGTCCGTCGGTCGACTGAGCCCGATATCGACGTCGACTACCTCTTCCTGCAGATCGGCGTCGAGGAGGCCACCGTGGCGACGACTCAGACCTGCGGCAACCTGCTCGCCGGCGTCGGTCCGTTCGCTGTGGAACGCGGTCTCGTCGAGGCCGAGGGTGATCATGCCGTCATTCGCATACGGCTGGTCAACACCGGTGATGTCGCGACGGCGACCTTCCCCCTCGAGAACGGCATGCCCCGCTACGACGGCGAGGCCTCGATCGACGGCGTGCCCGGGACGGCCGCTCCGATTGAGCTCGAGTCGGGCGGCATCCGTCCGCTCTTCCCCACGGGGAACGTGACCGACCTCGTCGCCGGCCGCACCGTCACCCTCGTCGACAACGGGATGCCGGTCGTTCTCCTTCGCCCCGAGGACGTCGGGGCCACCGGGCGAGACACCCCCGAGGCGCTCGAAGCCGACGCGGCGGTGCGTGCTGCCGTCGAAGAGGTGCGCCGCGAAGCCGGTCCCCTGATGGGGCTCGGCGATGTGGCGGATCAGACCGTCCCGAAGATGATCCTCGTGTCGCCCCCGGCCGCGGGCGGCGCCGTGGCGACGCGTGCCTTCATCCCCCACCGGGTTCATTCGTCGATCGGCGTCCTGATGGCGGCGTCGGTCGCCGCCGCGGTCTGCGTTCCCGGAGCGGTCGGCGCGGATGGCGCACGTCTTCCGGAGGGCGAGCCGGATGCCGGTCTCGCGATCGACGTCGAGCATCCGAGTGGCATCCTCACCTCCCGGGTGCGGGTCGCTGCCGACGACCAGGGCGTCTGGCACGCCACATCCGCATCCCTTCGCACCGCCCGCAAGATCTTCGACGGCACCGTTTTCCCGCGCCCGCGCCGTTGA
- a CDS encoding 4-carboxy-4-hydroxy-2-oxoadipate aldolase/oxaloacetate decarboxylase yields the protein MTARPVIVTDIARPDPAVIDALAAHGVATVHEAMGRTGLVGPGIRPIQDAARVAGSAVTVVGAPGDNLMIHAAIEQCRAGDLLVVTTTSPSSDGAFGDLFATALKARGVRGLVTTTGVRDIADLRAMGFPVWSNGVHAQGTVKATPGSVNVPVVVAGAVVHPGDVVIADDDGVVVVPRADAAAALAAADARVAKEAADRDAYAAGTELSLDRKGLRPLLADLGVTYMTQEEYQRGQQ from the coding sequence GTGACCGCCCGCCCCGTCATCGTCACCGACATCGCGCGGCCGGACCCGGCCGTGATCGATGCGCTGGCCGCCCACGGGGTGGCGACGGTGCACGAGGCGATGGGACGCACCGGGCTCGTCGGGCCGGGGATCCGTCCGATTCAGGATGCTGCGCGCGTGGCCGGCAGCGCCGTCACCGTCGTCGGGGCTCCGGGCGACAACCTCATGATCCATGCGGCGATCGAGCAGTGCCGAGCCGGTGATCTCCTCGTCGTGACCACGACCTCGCCGTCCTCCGACGGCGCGTTCGGCGACCTGTTCGCCACGGCTCTCAAGGCCCGGGGCGTGCGGGGGCTGGTCACCACGACCGGCGTGCGCGACATCGCCGACCTGCGAGCCATGGGCTTCCCGGTCTGGTCGAACGGCGTGCACGCGCAGGGCACGGTCAAGGCGACGCCCGGCTCGGTGAACGTGCCGGTGGTCGTGGCAGGTGCGGTCGTCCATCCCGGCGACGTGGTTATCGCCGACGATGATGGCGTCGTGGTGGTGCCGCGTGCCGACGCCGCCGCGGCGCTGGCCGCCGCCGATGCGCGCGTGGCCAAGGAGGCCGCGGATCGCGACGCCTATGCGGCGGGCACGGAGCTGAGCCTTGACCGCAAGGGGCTCCGCCCCCTCCTCGCCGACCTCGGCGTCACGTACATGACGCAGGAGGAATATCAACGTGGGCAGCAGTGA
- a CDS encoding PIG-L deacetylase family protein: protein MSEAQGTLLVVSAHAGDFVWRAGGAIASAAMRGDRAVVACLSYGERGESASQWLQGKDLEEIKAIRRDEAEAAASALGAEIEFLDLGDYPLVESREAVAELVDLYRRVQPTVVLTHTLHDPYNGDHPAAARMALEARILAQAIGVANGDGSVPTKEQIIGAPPVFFFEPHQPEQCDFTPNVLLDITDAFPRKRAAMECLPAQKHMWSYYADLAVRRGVQVKRNAGPNLGLPHDTMGEAYMRYLPQVTSVLS, encoded by the coding sequence ATGTCAGAGGCTCAGGGCACACTGCTGGTCGTCAGCGCCCACGCGGGCGACTTCGTTTGGCGCGCGGGAGGCGCGATCGCGTCCGCCGCGATGCGCGGCGATCGTGCCGTGGTGGCCTGCCTCTCCTACGGCGAGCGCGGCGAGTCCGCCAGCCAATGGCTGCAGGGCAAGGACCTCGAGGAGATCAAGGCGATCAGGCGCGACGAGGCCGAGGCCGCGGCATCCGCTCTCGGCGCCGAGATCGAGTTCCTCGACCTCGGTGACTACCCCCTCGTCGAATCGCGTGAGGCGGTCGCCGAGCTGGTCGACCTCTACCGCCGAGTGCAGCCCACCGTCGTCCTCACGCACACCCTGCACGACCCGTACAACGGCGACCACCCGGCCGCGGCGCGGATGGCGCTGGAGGCGCGGATCCTCGCGCAGGCCATCGGCGTCGCGAACGGCGACGGGTCGGTGCCGACGAAGGAGCAGATCATCGGCGCGCCGCCGGTGTTCTTCTTCGAGCCGCATCAGCCCGAGCAGTGCGACTTCACCCCCAACGTGCTGCTCGACATCACCGACGCCTTCCCCCGCAAGCGTGCGGCGATGGAATGTCTTCCGGCGCAGAAGCATATGTGGTCGTACTACGCCGACCTCGCCGTGCGCCGCGGTGTGCAGGTCAAGCGCAATGCGGGGCCCAACCTCGGGCTTCCCCACGACACGATGGGCGAGGCGTACATGCGATACCTCCCCCAGGTGACGAGCGTCCTGTCGTGA
- the ligM gene encoding vanillate/3-O-methylgallate O-demethylase, which produces MAATLQELLDERGNTVDMLRNSRLGTYIYPVVPAEFTNWRREQKAWRETAVLYDQSHHMVNFFMSGPGALQLLSDTGINSFANFPVNVAKQFVPTASNGGVIGDGILFHEAENDYVYVGRAPAANWLQFHAETGGYDVETRYDDRSPSRPYGAAVHREYYRFQIQGPNAWAIIEKLAGGEVEKVKFFHMGEMTIAGENVRTLRHGMAGAPGLELWGPYEHHGKIRDAILEAGAEFGIEPCGSRAYSSNTLESGWIPSPLPAIYTGGDIERRYREWLPANSYEAINALAGSFVSDSIDDYYLNPWELGYGSFVKFDHDFIGRDALEQVDPERQRKKVTLAWNDEDLAKILASPLDREGPGYQFFDLPNANYGSSNYDAVIDADGNTVGLSLFTGVTANEKRGLSLATVDRDVPIGAEVRVVWGEPDGGSGKTTVEPHEQIAVRAVVSPVPYAATARTEYHGGWRTTGQA; this is translated from the coding sequence ATGGCCGCCACCCTCCAGGAACTGCTCGATGAGCGCGGGAACACCGTGGACATGCTCCGCAACTCCCGCCTCGGCACCTACATCTACCCGGTGGTGCCGGCCGAGTTCACCAACTGGCGACGCGAACAGAAGGCCTGGCGCGAGACCGCCGTGCTCTACGACCAGTCGCACCACATGGTGAACTTCTTCATGTCGGGCCCGGGTGCGCTGCAGCTGCTCTCGGACACCGGCATCAACAGCTTCGCCAACTTCCCGGTCAACGTCGCCAAGCAGTTCGTCCCGACCGCCTCCAACGGCGGCGTGATCGGCGACGGCATCCTCTTCCACGAGGCCGAGAACGACTACGTCTACGTCGGCCGCGCACCCGCGGCGAACTGGCTGCAGTTCCACGCCGAGACCGGCGGGTACGACGTCGAGACCCGCTACGACGACCGTTCGCCCTCGCGCCCCTACGGCGCCGCCGTGCACCGGGAGTACTACCGCTTCCAGATCCAGGGCCCCAACGCCTGGGCGATCATCGAGAAGCTCGCCGGCGGCGAGGTCGAGAAGGTCAAGTTCTTCCACATGGGCGAGATGACCATCGCCGGCGAGAACGTCCGCACCCTCCGGCACGGCATGGCAGGCGCCCCGGGCCTGGAGCTGTGGGGGCCGTACGAGCACCACGGCAAGATCCGCGACGCGATCCTCGAGGCGGGAGCCGAGTTCGGCATCGAGCCGTGCGGCTCGCGTGCGTACTCCTCCAACACCCTCGAGTCGGGGTGGATCCCCTCGCCGCTTCCGGCGATCTACACCGGCGGCGACATCGAGCGCCGGTACCGCGAGTGGCTTCCCGCCAACAGCTACGAGGCGATCAACGCTCTCGCCGGCTCATTCGTCTCCGACAGCATCGACGACTACTACCTGAACCCCTGGGAGCTCGGATACGGCTCGTTCGTGAAGTTCGACCACGACTTCATCGGACGCGACGCCCTCGAGCAGGTCGACCCCGAGCGCCAACGCAAGAAGGTCACGCTCGCCTGGAACGATGAGGACCTCGCGAAGATCCTCGCCTCGCCCCTGGACCGCGAGGGACCCGGGTACCAGTTCTTCGATCTGCCGAACGCCAACTACGGCTCGTCGAACTACGACGCCGTCATCGACGCCGACGGGAACACCGTCGGGCTGTCGCTGTTCACCGGTGTCACCGCGAACGAGAAGCGCGGCCTGTCGCTGGCGACGGTCGACCGCGATGTGCCGATCGGCGCCGAGGTGCGCGTGGTGTGGGGCGAGCCCGACGGCGGGTCGGGAAAGACCACAGTCGAGCCCCACGAGCAGATCGCGGTGCGCGCCGTGGTGAGCCCGGTGCCCTACGCCGCGACCGCCCGCACCGAGTACCACGGCGGCTGGCGCACCACCGGTCAGGCCTGA